The Halobacterium sp. CBA1132 genome has a segment encoding these proteins:
- the rdfA gene encoding rod-determining factor RdfA: MGDAEHDTGSRRSKVARLVDEYGLDGVGAELEARWTATGDDHWSLRDLATHFNRELVRERLYEAGIHPSESEVGDVVRSLTGGGTGAAEQTQLRRRLEREGVDVDALGDDVVTYQAVRSYLKDYRGAEYERDTGDRLETVADAVQKLRGRLVSVTETKLDQLRSTSRLTLGEFRVMVDVRILCTECDSQYSVSELLTAGGCDCDEQRA; encoded by the coding sequence ATGGGCGACGCAGAGCACGACACTGGGAGCCGCCGGAGCAAGGTCGCGCGGCTCGTCGATGAGTACGGTCTCGACGGCGTTGGCGCGGAGTTGGAGGCGCGCTGGACGGCGACGGGCGACGACCACTGGAGTCTCCGGGACCTCGCGACGCACTTCAACCGGGAACTCGTCCGGGAGCGCCTCTACGAGGCCGGCATCCACCCTTCCGAGTCCGAGGTGGGGGACGTCGTTCGTTCGTTGACCGGCGGCGGGACGGGTGCTGCCGAGCAGACTCAGCTCCGCCGCCGCCTCGAACGCGAGGGCGTCGACGTTGACGCCCTCGGGGACGACGTGGTGACCTATCAAGCGGTGCGCAGCTATCTCAAGGACTACCGCGGCGCGGAGTACGAGCGCGACACCGGCGACCGCCTCGAAACCGTCGCTGACGCCGTGCAGAAGCTCCGCGGACGGCTGGTCTCAGTGACCGAGACGAAACTTGACCAACTCCGCAGCACGTCCCGCCTCACGCTGGGGGAGTTCCGTGTGATGGTCGACGTGCGCATCCTCTGCACGGAGTGTGACAGCCAGTACAGCGTCTCCGAGTTGCTGACCGCGGGCGGTTGTGACTGCGACGAGCAGCGAGCATAA
- a CDS encoding SDR family oxidoreductase yields MDLEIDGNAALVTASSSGLGKASAKALVREGADVVLNGRDEDRLARAREDVEEVANGDVVAKQGDLTDADDVTALVEATVEEFGTIDHLVTSAGGPPSGEFLDMDDEDWQETYELLVMSAVRLAREAAPHLQDGDGGTIVTITSSTVKEAKEQLVLSNSVRMAVIGLEKTLSKEFAPDVRANAVLPGSHETSRIRDLIDQAIERGDYDSYEAGLADWADNPLERVGDPMELGNTVAFLSSPKSGYINGAAVPIDGGSTASNL; encoded by the coding sequence ATGGACCTCGAAATCGACGGCAACGCGGCGCTCGTGACAGCCTCTTCGAGTGGACTCGGCAAGGCCTCCGCGAAGGCGCTCGTCCGCGAGGGTGCGGATGTGGTGTTGAACGGTCGCGACGAGGACCGACTCGCCCGAGCGCGCGAGGACGTCGAGGAAGTGGCGAATGGGGATGTCGTGGCAAAGCAGGGCGATCTCACGGACGCCGACGACGTGACGGCGCTCGTGGAGGCGACCGTCGAGGAGTTCGGCACCATCGACCACCTCGTGACCAGCGCGGGCGGCCCGCCGTCGGGCGAGTTCCTCGACATGGACGACGAGGACTGGCAGGAGACGTACGAACTGCTCGTGATGAGCGCCGTGCGACTGGCGCGCGAGGCCGCGCCGCACTTGCAGGACGGCGACGGCGGCACCATCGTCACTATCACGTCCAGCACCGTCAAGGAAGCCAAAGAGCAGTTGGTGCTGTCGAACTCCGTCCGGATGGCCGTTATCGGTCTGGAGAAGACGCTCTCGAAGGAGTTCGCGCCGGACGTCCGCGCGAACGCCGTCCTCCCGGGTTCGCACGAGACGTCGCGCATCCGCGACCTCATCGACCAAGCCATCGAACGCGGGGACTACGACAGCTACGAGGCGGGACTCGCGGACTGGGCGGACAACCCGCTCGAACGCGTCGGCGACCCGATGGAACTGGGGAACACGGTCGCGTTCCTGAGTTCGCCCAAATCCGGGTACATCAACGGCGCCGCGGTGCCAATCGACGGCGGCTCGACTGCGTCGAACCTGTAG
- a CDS encoding FAD-dependent monooxygenase encodes MSGSDEVDAPVVIAGAGPTGMTAALALNARGVDSIILEADPEDRERPGSRAIYVHKDTLRTLENASPGLGHRLVDNGMIWSTRRTLFRGKEVFERTYPDPGGDGDLPHFSSLPQVWTEEYMLDAVEDAGIDVHWGDGVETVDSSEDVVRVETESGEEYTAEYVVGADGAGSTVRKEIGGKFDGTESANSFIIADIEEDEDNPLMQERVFHYDHPRVDGRNVLLVPFKGGWRVDIQCKEDDDPQKMTEDDEISELVARTLGERYRDRVEWVSQYKFKQVIADRMVDDNDRVLLAGEAGHLFAPFGARGMNSGVADAEAAASAITVAQNADVESARAAEITQYGITRLKAAEYNKNAAGQALEYLQGDSYVTRAKKWLAAKASPYYEPAGEWLDDAPYGPHGGPPVTIGQY; translated from the coding sequence ATGAGTGGCTCAGACGAGGTAGACGCACCCGTCGTTATCGCGGGCGCCGGCCCGACCGGCATGACCGCCGCGCTCGCGCTGAACGCGCGAGGCGTCGACAGCATCATCCTCGAAGCCGACCCCGAGGACCGAGAACGGCCCGGCAGCCGAGCAATCTACGTCCACAAGGACACGCTACGCACGCTGGAGAACGCCTCCCCCGGCCTCGGCCACCGGCTCGTCGACAACGGCATGATTTGGTCGACCCGCCGGACGCTGTTCCGCGGGAAGGAAGTGTTCGAACGCACCTACCCCGACCCCGGCGGCGACGGCGACCTCCCGCACTTCTCCAGTCTCCCGCAGGTCTGGACGGAGGAGTACATGCTCGACGCCGTCGAGGACGCCGGCATCGACGTCCACTGGGGCGACGGCGTCGAGACCGTCGACTCCAGCGAGGACGTCGTGCGCGTCGAAACCGAGAGCGGCGAGGAGTACACCGCCGAGTACGTCGTCGGCGCGGACGGCGCCGGCTCGACGGTCCGCAAGGAAATCGGCGGGAAGTTCGACGGCACCGAGTCCGCGAACTCCTTCATCATCGCGGACATCGAGGAGGACGAGGACAACCCCCTGATGCAGGAGCGGGTGTTCCACTACGACCACCCGCGCGTGGACGGCCGTAACGTCCTGCTCGTGCCGTTCAAGGGCGGCTGGCGGGTCGACATCCAGTGCAAGGAAGACGACGACCCCCAGAAGATGACCGAGGACGACGAGATCAGCGAACTCGTCGCGAGGACGCTCGGCGAGCGCTACCGCGACCGCGTCGAGTGGGTCTCCCAGTACAAGTTCAAGCAGGTCATCGCCGACCGGATGGTCGACGACAACGACCGCGTGCTGCTCGCGGGCGAGGCCGGCCACCTGTTCGCGCCGTTCGGCGCGCGCGGGATGAACTCCGGCGTGGCCGACGCGGAAGCCGCCGCCAGCGCCATCACGGTCGCACAGAACGCGGACGTCGAGTCTGCACGCGCCGCCGAAATCACCCAGTACGGCATCACGCGCCTGAAGGCCGCCGAGTACAACAAGAACGCCGCCGGCCAAGCGCTGGAGTACCTGCAGGGCGACAGCTACGTCACGCGAGCGAAGAAGTGGCTGGCCGCGAAGGCGTCGCCGTACTACGAGCCCGCGGGCGAGTGGCTCGACGACGCGCCGTACGGGCCACACGGCGGCCCGCCGGTGACCATCGGGCAGTACTAG
- a CDS encoding pyridoxamine 5'-phosphate oxidase family protein, with translation MDENERDEFLRERGIGVLSLASENVAYGMPISFGWDGEHLYFILLQFGEDSEKLDYAATTERATFSTYNFEDEHHWRSVVARGPIEEVSADDTDDVTETMFENAQFASLFPHGEPITDQPRYRLVPDELTGQKGQGHDA, from the coding sequence ATGGACGAGAACGAACGCGACGAGTTCCTCCGTGAGCGCGGCATCGGCGTGCTGTCGCTGGCCAGCGAGAACGTCGCGTACGGGATGCCCATCTCGTTCGGGTGGGACGGCGAACACCTCTACTTCATCCTCCTCCAGTTCGGGGAGGACAGCGAGAAACTCGACTACGCCGCCACCACCGAGCGAGCGACGTTCTCCACGTACAACTTCGAGGACGAACACCACTGGCGCAGCGTCGTCGCACGCGGCCCCATCGAGGAAGTCTCGGCCGACGACACCGACGACGTCACCGAGACGATGTTCGAGAACGCCCAGTTCGCCAGCCTGTTCCCGCACGGCGAACCCATCACCGACCAACCCCGCTACCGCCTCGTTCCCGACGAACTGACGGGGCAGAAGGGGCAAGGCCACGACGCCTGA
- a CDS encoding acyl-CoA dehydrogenase family protein, whose product MLDYFGLEADLDEEERLLLESAREFVDGEVEGVGQHWIDGTFPEELIPKMGEMGFYAPNLEGYGLPNVSEKSYGLLMQELEACDSGLRSMASVQGALVMYPIHAFGSDEQKDEWLPKLGTGEAVGCFGLTEPEHGSNPSAMETRAERDGDEYVLNGSKTWITNSPIADVAVVWAKDHSEDDNPVRGFLVETDRDGVTTNKIDDKLSLRASITGEISLQNARVPKENRLPGVSGMKGPLSCLTQARFGIAWGAVGAARDCFETAREYATDREQFGKPIGGFQMQQQKLAEMATQITLAQLLAHRLADLKEAGEMRPQHVSMAKRNNVRMARDQSRVAREMLGGNGITTDYSPMRHMTNMETVYTYEGTHDIHTLILGEDLTGIPAYE is encoded by the coding sequence ATGCTCGACTACTTCGGTCTGGAAGCAGACCTCGACGAGGAAGAGCGACTGCTGCTTGAGTCCGCCCGCGAGTTCGTCGACGGCGAAGTCGAGGGCGTCGGCCAGCACTGGATAGACGGCACCTTCCCCGAGGAACTCATCCCGAAGATGGGAGAGATGGGGTTCTACGCGCCCAACTTGGAGGGGTACGGGCTGCCGAACGTCAGCGAGAAGTCCTACGGGCTGTTGATGCAGGAACTGGAGGCGTGTGACTCCGGTCTGCGCTCGATGGCGAGCGTGCAGGGAGCGCTCGTGATGTACCCGATTCACGCGTTCGGCAGCGACGAGCAGAAAGACGAGTGGCTGCCGAAACTCGGCACCGGCGAGGCCGTCGGCTGCTTCGGCCTCACGGAGCCCGAGCACGGGTCGAACCCCTCGGCGATGGAGACGCGCGCAGAGCGGGACGGTGACGAGTACGTGCTGAACGGCTCGAAGACGTGGATTACGAACTCCCCCATCGCGGACGTCGCGGTCGTCTGGGCGAAAGACCACAGCGAGGACGACAACCCCGTCCGGGGGTTCCTCGTGGAGACCGACCGCGACGGCGTCACGACGAACAAAATCGACGACAAACTCAGCCTCCGCGCGTCCATCACGGGCGAGATCAGCCTGCAGAACGCCCGAGTTCCGAAGGAGAATCGACTGCCGGGCGTCTCGGGGATGAAGGGGCCGCTGTCGTGTCTCACGCAGGCCCGCTTCGGCATCGCGTGGGGAGCGGTGGGCGCGGCCCGGGACTGCTTCGAGACCGCCCGCGAGTACGCCACAGACCGCGAGCAGTTCGGGAAGCCCATCGGCGGCTTCCAGATGCAACAGCAGAAACTCGCGGAGATGGCGACCCAGATTACGCTCGCGCAACTGCTCGCGCACCGCCTCGCGGACCTCAAGGAAGCGGGCGAGATGCGGCCCCAGCACGTCTCGATGGCGAAGCGCAACAACGTCCGCATGGCCCGCGACCAGTCCCGCGTCGCCCGCGAGATGCTCGGCGGCAACGGCATCACCACCGACTACTCGCCGATGCGCCACATGACGAACATGGAGACCGTCTACACGTACGAGGGCACCCACGACATCCACACGCTGATTCTCGGCGAAGACCTCACCGGCATCCCAGCCTACGAGTAA